One window of the Triticum dicoccoides isolate Atlit2015 ecotype Zavitan chromosome 3B, WEW_v2.0, whole genome shotgun sequence genome contains the following:
- the LOC119280777 gene encoding uncharacterized protein LOC119280777: MELFERAKTVRLRSHQNKYMYADEDESHVLQDRNAASPNARWTVELVPNAPGVIRLRSRYGRYLTASNEPILMGVTGRKVIQTLPHRLDSSVEWVPVGEGRHARLQTRYGNFLRANGGLPPLRNTVTHDVPHHRHAGWVVWCIEIVQVLVQPPQCSDPITTAYSPPLPYKPHSRSPSPSPAPLPTGALRPPAPHHRMATPLTVQPPPPPPGSLAPPVGFSRLESADSFSVPVHKVEGRHIHYHVADDSGYVREGDEGHSFLFNGTSLGELLERLQEETGLKDVIICSRNPITSKLMPLRLQLPPNNSAMHVVLVRKSSKVARSFS, from the exons ATGGAGCTGTTCGAGCGCGCCAAGACGGTGCGGCTGCGGAGCCACCAAAACAAGTACATGTACGCCGACGAGGACGAGTCCCACGTCCTGCAGGACCGCAACGCCGCGTCCCCGAACGCGCGGTGGACCGTGGAGCTGGTGCCGAACGCGCCGGGCGTCATCCGCCTCCGCAGCCGCTACGGCCGCTACCTCACCGCCTCCAACGAGCCCATCCTCATGGGCGTCACCGGACGCAAGGTGATCCAGACGCTGCCCCACCGCCTCGACTCTTCCGTTGAGTGGGTCCCAGTCGGCGAAGGCAGGCACGCTCGCCTCCAGACTCGTTACGGCAACTTCCTCCGCGCCAACGGCGGCCTCCCGCCGTTGCGCAACACCGTCACCCATGACGTCCCCCACCACCGCCATGCCGGCTGGGTCGTCTGGTGCATCGAGATCGTGCAGGTGCTCGTGCAACCGCCTCAATGCTCCGACCCCATCACCACCGCCTACTCTCCTCCTCTACCTTACAAACCACACTctcgctcgccctcgccctcgcccgcgccCTTGCCGACGGGAGCGCTCAGGCCTCCTGCGCCGCACCACCGTATGGCGACTCCATTGACAGTGCAGCCCCCGCCACCTCCCCCCGGCTCCCTAGCGCCCCCTGTCGGATTTTCAAGGCTCGAG TCGGCGGACTCCTTCTCGGTGCCGGTGCACAAGGTGGAGGGGCGGCACATCCACTACCATGTTGCGGATGACAGCGGTTATGTGCGTGAGGGAGATGAGGGGCACTCGTTCCTATTCAACGGGACAAGCCTTGGGGAGCTGCTGGAGAGACTGCAGGAGGAGACGGGGCTCAAGGACGTGATCATCTGCTCCCGCAACCCGATCACAAGCAAGTTGATGCCGCTCCGCCTGCAGCTCCCACCCAACAACAGCGCCATGCACGTCGTGCTCGTGCGCAAGTCCTCAAAAG TGGCAAGATCTTTTTCATAA
- the LOC119280778 gene encoding uncharacterized protein LOC119280778 translates to MVIVKKNTSALCCFVATLMVVMAATLLLSSCDARKQMVEPRAFPLPASCYSKHFPNCTDERCKKFCGSDDMPPVSAAFCNDGNNCCCPVI, encoded by the exons ATGGTGATAGTGAAGAAGAACACGAGCGCCCTGTGCTGCTTCGTGGCCACACTCATGGTGGTCATGGCTGCCACCCTTCTTCTCTCCTCGTGCGACGCCCGCAAACAG ATGGTTGAGCCCCGTGCTTTTCCCCTGCCGGCTTCGTGCTACTCCAAACACTTCCCGAACTGCACGGACGAGCGGTGCAAGAAGTTCTGCGGCAGTGACGACATGCCACCGGTCTCTGCGGCCTTCTGCAATGACGGCAATAACTGTTGTTGTCCCGTTATCTAG